A genomic stretch from Solanum stenotomum isolate F172 chromosome 8, ASM1918654v1, whole genome shotgun sequence includes:
- the LOC125875093 gene encoding FCS-Like Zinc finger 1-like isoform X1, with translation MDSATKRGPFCYTALQRKSSLTSLSSSSSMSSPRFAGGRKYYDTTRFQQPHFLDACFLCNKPLGYNRDIFMYRGDTPFCSEECRQEQIDMDEAKEKKINLSASKALREKDQTTSPKNYHFPRGTVAAA, from the exons atggacAGTGCAACAAAAAGAGGGCCTTTTTGTTATACTGCTTTACAAAGGAAGAGTAGCCTCACAagtctttcttcttcttcttcaatgtcATCTCCAAGATTTGCTGGTGGAAGAAAGTACTATGATACTACTAGATTTCAACAACCCCATTTCTTGGATGCTTGTTTTCTTTGTAACAAACCACTTGGTTATAACAGAGACATTTTCATGTACAG AGGGGATACTCCATTCTGTAGTGAAGAATGCAGACAAGAACAGATAGATATGGATGaagcaaaagagaaaaaaataaatctttcaGCATCCAAGGCTTTGAGAGAAAAGGACCAGACTACTTCTCCCAAAAATTACCATTTTCCCAGAGGCACAGTTGCTGCTGCTTGA